A region of Streptomyces sp. NBC_01264 DNA encodes the following proteins:
- a CDS encoding DinB family protein encodes MEGMSDVIRRGQFFDGEESESRFSGPTTGDERRMLVDMLGAQRATLRLKCADLGHELAERSVEPSTLSLLGLVRHLADVERRWFRQVLNGQEVALRFWSAAAPDGDFDGAVSSPGVIREAWEAWRAEVEFAQTFTERAPDLEVSGKDAWRGEVSLRWVLIHMIEEYARHNGHADLLRERIDGAIGI; translated from the coding sequence ATGGAGGGCATGAGCGACGTGATCAGAAGAGGTCAGTTCTTCGACGGGGAAGAATCGGAGAGCCGGTTCTCGGGACCGACGACGGGTGACGAACGACGGATGCTCGTCGACATGCTGGGGGCGCAGCGCGCGACGCTCCGGCTCAAGTGTGCCGATCTGGGGCACGAGTTGGCCGAGCGGTCGGTGGAGCCGTCCACGCTGTCGCTGCTGGGCCTGGTCCGCCACCTCGCGGACGTGGAGCGCCGCTGGTTCCGGCAGGTGCTGAACGGGCAGGAGGTCGCGCTCCGGTTCTGGTCCGCGGCCGCTCCCGACGGGGACTTCGACGGCGCGGTGTCCTCGCCCGGGGTGATCCGGGAGGCCTGGGAGGCGTGGCGGGCGGAGGTGGAGTTCGCGCAGACGTTCACGGAGCGGGCGCCGGACCTTGAGGTGTCCGGGAAGGACGCGTGGCGGGGCGAGGTCTCGCTGCGCTGGGTGCTGATCCACATGATCGAGGAGTACGCGCGGCACAACGGCCACGCGGACCTGCTGCGCGAGCGGATCGACGGCGCGATCGGGATCTGA
- a CDS encoding arginase family protein, whose product MRTLVLLDAPSNLGLRPPAPGAVPGVYKLAGALREQGLLARLGAREGGVVVPPRYDRGDWKEGDGVFHAGPLAAYTVALADRIEDHLRSGEFPVVLGGDCSIQLGASLAMRRLGRYGIAAIDGSADFRHPGNEAVNGPVGAAGGEELALATGRGQADLADLEGLGPYVRDEDVRLFGLRDGDPDLPELRAAGIFAATVGAIRDRGAGPVARTALTGLQPPATAGFWVHLDADVLDPSVMPAVDSPDPGGLIPDELAELLGVLISSLRCVGLNVTIYDPDLDPEGRAGALLADLVAGAFA is encoded by the coding sequence ATGCGAACCCTCGTGCTCCTCGATGCGCCGTCCAACCTAGGGCTCCGCCCCCCGGCCCCGGGCGCCGTTCCCGGCGTGTACAAACTGGCCGGGGCCCTGCGCGAGCAGGGCCTGCTGGCCCGGCTCGGTGCGCGCGAGGGCGGGGTGGTCGTCCCGCCGCGCTACGACCGGGGGGACTGGAAGGAGGGCGACGGCGTGTTCCACGCCGGGCCGCTGGCTGCCTACACCGTCGCCCTCGCCGACCGGATCGAGGACCACCTGCGCTCCGGGGAGTTCCCCGTCGTGCTCGGCGGCGACTGCTCCATCCAGCTCGGCGCCTCCCTGGCCATGCGGCGCCTCGGGCGGTACGGCATCGCCGCGATCGACGGCTCCGCCGACTTCCGCCACCCCGGCAACGAGGCCGTCAACGGGCCCGTCGGCGCGGCCGGCGGCGAGGAGCTGGCGCTCGCCACCGGCCGCGGCCAGGCGGACCTCGCGGACCTGGAGGGCCTCGGGCCCTACGTGCGCGACGAGGACGTCCGGCTCTTCGGGCTGCGCGACGGGGACCCCGACCTTCCGGAGCTGCGCGCCGCCGGGATCTTCGCCGCCACGGTGGGGGCGATCCGCGACCGCGGCGCCGGGCCGGTGGCCCGTACCGCCCTGACGGGACTGCAGCCTCCGGCCACCGCCGGGTTCTGGGTCCACCTGGACGCCGACGTCCTGGACCCGTCCGTGATGCCGGCCGTCGACAGCCCGGACCCCGGGGGCCTGATCCCCGACGAACTCGCCGAACTGCTCGGAGTGTTGATCAGCTCCCTGCGCTGTGTCGGACTCAACGTGACCATCTACGACCCGGACCTGGACCCGGAGGGGCGCGCGGGCGCGCTGCTCGCCGACCTGGTGGCGGGGGCGTTCGCGTAG
- a CDS encoding GNAT family N-acetyltransferase translates to MPYFPYAVEGGRTGLRPYRPVDEAEFTARVRESRGLHHPWLSPPATAEAYQAYAAPLIAGATGGPGGAAAAGRAGFLVCERESGAIAGFVNVSNIVLGAFRCGALGYGAFAHAAGRGLMREALGLAVGHAFAADGLALHRLEANIQPGNTASIALVRGLGFRLEGLSPDFLQVDGAWRDHERWALTAEMPCPGAPHRTG, encoded by the coding sequence ATGCCATATTTTCCGTATGCCGTGGAGGGTGGTCGGACCGGGTTGCGGCCCTACCGCCCCGTCGACGAGGCCGAGTTCACCGCCCGGGTGCGTGAGAGCCGGGGCCTGCACCACCCGTGGCTGTCGCCGCCCGCGACCGCGGAGGCCTACCAGGCGTACGCCGCCCCGCTGATCGCCGGCGCCACCGGCGGTCCGGGCGGTGCCGCCGCGGCGGGACGGGCCGGATTCCTCGTGTGTGAACGGGAGTCGGGCGCGATCGCAGGCTTCGTCAACGTCAGCAACATCGTCCTCGGCGCCTTCCGGTGCGGCGCCCTCGGCTACGGGGCCTTCGCGCACGCGGCGGGCCGGGGGCTGATGCGGGAGGCGCTCGGCCTGGCCGTCGGCCACGCCTTCGCGGCGGACGGGCTCGCACTGCACCGGCTGGAGGCCAATATCCAGCCGGGAAACACCGCCTCGATCGCCCTCGTCCGGGGGCTCGGCTTCCGACTGGAGGGACTGTCGCCGGACTTCCTCCAGGTCGACGGCGCCTGGCGGGACCACGAACGCTGGGCCCTCACGGCCGAAATGCCGTGTCCCGGGGCCCCGCATCGCACAGGATGA
- a CDS encoding LapA family protein: protein MSSHTSKSRGKGRGQITPGRAGVAALAVLTLVFIFENTRPTKIRLLIPQVTMPLYVALLIAAVLGGLCGAYFARRRK from the coding sequence ATGAGCTCCCACACGTCCAAGAGCCGTGGCAAGGGTCGCGGGCAGATCACCCCGGGCCGCGCGGGCGTCGCGGCGCTCGCGGTGCTCACGCTGGTGTTCATCTTCGAGAACACCCGCCCGACCAAGATCCGGCTGCTGATCCCGCAGGTGACGATGCCGCTGTACGTCGCCCTGCTGATCGCGGCGGTGCTGGGCGGACTGTGCGGGGCCTACTTCGCCCGGCGGCGCAAGTAG
- a CDS encoding prolyl oligopeptidase family serine peptidase, producing the protein MAPPTSPRGDGTAPYGSWPSPIGAALAASLDGRPEYVGAIGAEVWWTVPRPAEGGRRTLVRRPADGGPAVCALPAPWNVRSRVTEYGGLPWAGTERPLGGPLVVFVHFADQRLYAYEPDAPGSPEPRPLTPLSAIGGGLRWADPVLRDGEVWCVLEEFTGVAPTDVRRVLAAVPLDGSAAEDRSRVRELTDDRYRFSTGPRLSPDGRQAAWLVWDHPRMPWDGTELRLAEVTPDGRLAQARTVLGGPEEAVAQVEWTTGGSLLAVSDRGGWWNPYRVDPQTGEAVNLCPREEEFGGALWKPGLRWIAALPDGLVAVLHGRGASVLGVLDPESGDLVDAAGPWTAWQPTLAVSGSRVYGVAASPRSAYEVVELDTATGHARVVGGRGSPGADGTDPTGGPGGAGAPGPADREDPAYYPEPQSRTFFGRGGREIHAHVYPPHHPLLRARADELPPYVVWAHGGPTDHVPPVLDLHIAYFTSRGIGVVEVNYGGSTGYGRAYRERLREQWGIVDVEDCAAVARALAAEGTADPDRLAIRGGSAGGWTAAASLASTDLYACAAIIYPVLDLTGFAAETHDLESRYIDGLAGPPQTLALLSRERSPVARADGITAPFVLLQGLDDPVCPPAQAERLVAAMRGRSVPHAYVTFEGEGHGFRRADTMVRALEAELSLYAQVFGFERADIPRLALSD; encoded by the coding sequence ATGGCCCCGCCGACGAGCCCGCGCGGCGACGGCACCGCCCCCTACGGCAGCTGGCCCTCGCCGATCGGCGCCGCGCTCGCCGCCTCCCTCGACGGGAGGCCCGAGTACGTCGGCGCGATCGGCGCCGAGGTGTGGTGGACGGTGCCCCGGCCGGCCGAAGGCGGCCGTCGCACCCTGGTCCGCAGGCCCGCGGACGGCGGGCCCGCGGTCTGCGCGCTGCCCGCGCCGTGGAACGTGCGCAGCCGGGTCACCGAGTACGGCGGCCTGCCCTGGGCGGGCACCGAACGCCCCCTGGGCGGACCGCTGGTGGTCTTCGTCCACTTCGCCGACCAGCGGCTGTACGCGTACGAGCCCGACGCGCCCGGCAGCCCCGAGCCGCGGCCGCTGACCCCGCTCTCCGCGATCGGCGGCGGGCTGCGCTGGGCCGACCCCGTGCTGCGGGACGGCGAAGTCTGGTGCGTGCTCGAGGAGTTCACCGGAGTCGCGCCCACCGACGTGCGGCGCGTACTGGCCGCCGTACCGCTGGACGGGTCGGCCGCCGAAGACCGGTCACGCGTACGGGAGTTGACCGACGACCGGTACCGGTTCAGCACCGGGCCCCGGCTTTCCCCGGACGGCCGGCAGGCCGCCTGGCTGGTGTGGGACCACCCCCGGATGCCGTGGGACGGCACCGAGCTCCGGCTCGCCGAGGTCACTCCGGACGGCCGGCTCGCGCAGGCCCGTACCGTGCTCGGGGGACCGGAGGAGGCCGTCGCACAGGTCGAGTGGACCACCGGCGGAAGCCTCCTCGCGGTGAGCGACCGGGGTGGCTGGTGGAACCCGTACCGGGTGGACCCGCAGACGGGCGAGGCCGTCAACCTGTGCCCCCGGGAAGAGGAGTTCGGCGGGGCGCTGTGGAAGCCCGGCCTGCGCTGGATCGCCGCGCTCCCCGACGGACTGGTCGCCGTCCTGCACGGCCGGGGCGCCTCGGTGCTCGGCGTGCTCGACCCGGAGAGCGGGGACCTGGTCGACGCGGCCGGGCCGTGGACGGCCTGGCAGCCCACGCTCGCCGTCAGCGGCAGCCGCGTCTACGGGGTCGCGGCGAGCCCGCGCAGCGCGTACGAGGTGGTGGAGCTGGACACGGCCACCGGGCACGCCCGCGTGGTCGGCGGCCGCGGCTCCCCGGGGGCGGACGGGACGGACCCGACGGGCGGGCCCGGTGGGGCCGGCGCACCGGGGCCCGCCGACCGGGAGGACCCCGCGTACTACCCGGAACCGCAGAGCAGGACCTTCTTCGGCCGGGGCGGCCGGGAGATCCACGCCCACGTCTACCCGCCGCACCACCCCCTGCTGCGTGCCCGGGCCGACGAGCTGCCCCCGTACGTGGTGTGGGCGCACGGCGGCCCCACCGACCACGTGCCGCCCGTACTCGACCTGCACATCGCCTACTTCACCTCGCGCGGCATCGGCGTCGTCGAGGTCAACTACGGCGGCTCCACGGGCTACGGGCGCGCCTACCGGGAACGGCTGCGCGAACAGTGGGGCATCGTCGACGTCGAGGACTGCGCCGCCGTGGCGCGGGCCCTGGCCGCCGAGGGCACCGCCGACCCGGACCGGCTCGCGATCCGGGGCGGCAGCGCGGGCGGCTGGACGGCCGCGGCCTCGCTGGCGTCCACCGACCTGTACGCGTGCGCGGCGATCATCTACCCGGTCCTGGACCTGACCGGCTTCGCCGCCGAGACCCACGACCTGGAGTCCCGCTACATCGACGGCCTCGCCGGACCCCCGCAGACCCTGGCCCTGCTCAGCCGCGAGCGCTCGCCCGTGGCCCGCGCCGACGGGATCACCGCGCCGTTCGTCCTGCTCCAGGGCCTGGACGACCCGGTCTGCCCGCCCGCGCAGGCGGAGCGGCTGGTGGCCGCGATGCGCGGGCGCTCGGTGCCGCACGCGTACGTCACCTTCGAGGGCGAGGGCCACGGCTTCCGGCGCGCGGACACGATGGTCCGGGCGCTGGAGGCGGAGCTGTCCCTGTACGCGCAGGTGTTCGGCTTCGAGCGGGCGGACATCCCCCGTTTGGCCCTGTCCGACTGA
- a CDS encoding M20/M25/M40 family metallo-hydrolase gives MTEPGAGPGATGTPVDRVALDEAVEFTSGLIRIDTTNRGGGDCRERPAAEYVAERLADIGLEPALLERTPGRTNVVARIPGTDPAAPALLVHGHLDVVPAEAADWSVDPFSGEIRDGVVWGRGAVDMKNMDAMVLAVVRAWARAGVRPRRDIVIAYTADEEDSAIDGSGFLADHHPELFEGCTEGLSESGAFTVHAAPGQALYPIAAGERGTAWLKLTATGTAGHGSKPNRANAVSRLAAAVARIGEHDWPVRLTDTVTACITELAALQGMSVDPRAPGFQLDQILNKLGPAGALVEATVRNSANPTMLSAGYKLNVIPGTATAYVDGRMLPGGEAEFIATLDELTGPDVHWEFHHREVALEAPVDGRAYGILRESVEAFDPEGHVVPFCMAGGTDAKQFSRLGITGYGFSPLKLPPGFDYWSLFHGVDERVPVDALHFGVRVLDRAMRAL, from the coding sequence ATGACCGAGCCGGGCGCCGGCCCCGGTGCCACCGGTACGCCCGTCGACCGGGTGGCGCTCGACGAGGCCGTCGAGTTCACCTCCGGCCTGATCCGCATCGACACCACCAACCGCGGCGGCGGCGACTGCCGGGAACGCCCGGCCGCCGAGTACGTCGCCGAGCGGCTGGCCGACATCGGGCTGGAGCCCGCGCTGCTGGAGCGCACCCCGGGCCGCACCAACGTGGTGGCCCGGATCCCGGGCACCGACCCCGCCGCCCCCGCCCTCCTGGTCCACGGTCACCTCGACGTGGTCCCGGCCGAGGCCGCCGACTGGAGCGTGGACCCCTTCTCCGGCGAGATCCGGGACGGGGTGGTCTGGGGCCGCGGCGCCGTCGACATGAAGAACATGGACGCGATGGTGCTGGCCGTCGTACGGGCCTGGGCGCGGGCCGGCGTGAGACCCCGGCGGGACATCGTGATCGCCTACACCGCCGACGAGGAGGACAGCGCGATCGACGGCTCGGGCTTCCTCGCCGATCACCACCCCGAGCTCTTCGAGGGCTGTACCGAGGGCCTCAGCGAGTCCGGGGCCTTCACCGTGCACGCCGCACCCGGACAGGCCCTCTATCCGATCGCTGCCGGTGAACGCGGGACCGCCTGGCTGAAGTTGACCGCGACCGGCACGGCCGGGCACGGATCCAAGCCCAACCGGGCCAACGCGGTCAGCCGGCTCGCCGCAGCCGTCGCCCGCATCGGCGAGCACGACTGGCCGGTCCGCCTCACCGACACCGTCACCGCCTGCATCACCGAACTCGCCGCCCTGCAGGGGATGTCGGTCGATCCGCGAGCCCCCGGGTTCCAGCTCGACCAGATCCTCAACAAGCTCGGCCCGGCCGGCGCGCTCGTCGAGGCGACCGTCCGCAACAGTGCCAACCCGACGATGCTCAGCGCCGGTTACAAGCTCAACGTCATCCCCGGCACCGCCACCGCGTACGTCGACGGCCGGATGCTGCCCGGCGGCGAGGCCGAGTTCATCGCCACCCTCGACGAGCTCACCGGCCCCGACGTGCACTGGGAGTTCCACCACCGGGAAGTGGCCCTCGAAGCCCCCGTGGACGGGCGGGCGTACGGGATCCTGCGCGAGTCCGTCGAGGCCTTCGACCCCGAGGGACACGTGGTGCCCTTCTGCATGGCGGGCGGCACCGACGCCAAGCAGTTCTCCCGGCTCGGCATCACCGGCTACGGTTTCTCCCCGCTCAAGCTGCCGCCCGGCTTCGACTACTGGTCCCTCTTCCACGGAGTGGACGAGCGGGTGCCCGTCGACGCCCTGCACTTCGGGGTCCGCGTCCTCGACCGAGCCATGCGCGCCCTGTGA